A single genomic interval of Phycisphaerae bacterium harbors:
- a CDS encoding ferredoxin, with product MIRVWIETGCIVCDACASVAPDVFDVREDGCVIRAEAHSEAFLAPRSQAISDAAIECPVEVISIEQAAE from the coding sequence ATCATCCGCGTCTGGATTGAAACCGGATGCATCGTCTGCGACGCCTGCGCGTCTGTTGCTCCGGATGTTTTCGATGTCCGGGAAGACGGTTGCGTCATTCGCGCGGAAGCGCATTCGGAAGCGTTCCTTGCGCCACGCAGCCAGGCGATTTCGGATGCAGCAATCGAGTGCCCGGTTGAAGTGATCAGCATCGAGCAGGCCGCGGAGTAA
- a CDS encoding isocitrate/isopropylmalate dehydrogenase family protein, with translation MAKRTVVTMPGDGIGKVVLPEALRVLEAVGFEADYVHGDIGWDFWCKEGNALPDRTIELLERHKFGLFGAITSKPKKAAAAELSPALRDKGYDYASPIVKMRQHFNLDICIRPCLSFPGNPLNFIRRDQSGKGFEEPKVDAVIFRQNTEGLYVGVEWTNPPAEVRKALELHPRMKPFKNVPGEDLAVSTRIFTRAACRRIVNEAFAYAKKFGYRSVTVCEKPNVIRETSGMMLAEAQAVHSDYPDIQLWDTNIDAQMMWLTKNPEDYGVIVSGNMFGDIVSDGFAGLVGGLGFACSANLGREVAVFEPTHGSAPKYEMLNPPIVNPIAMILSACMMLDHLGEQQKSDRIRKAVAAVIAEGRVRTYDMMRLAGGAKVIGQGAAATTQMTDAILKKL, from the coding sequence ATGGCCAAGCGGACCGTGGTGACCATGCCGGGAGACGGAATCGGCAAAGTGGTCCTTCCGGAAGCGCTGCGCGTGCTGGAGGCTGTGGGCTTCGAGGCGGACTATGTGCACGGCGACATCGGCTGGGATTTCTGGTGCAAGGAAGGGAATGCGTTGCCCGACCGCACCATCGAGCTGCTCGAGCGGCACAAGTTCGGCCTGTTCGGGGCGATTACCTCCAAGCCGAAGAAGGCGGCTGCGGCGGAACTGTCGCCGGCGCTGCGCGACAAGGGCTACGACTACGCCAGTCCCATCGTGAAGATGCGGCAGCATTTCAACCTCGACATCTGCATCCGCCCCTGCCTTTCGTTTCCCGGCAACCCGCTGAATTTCATTCGACGAGACCAGTCCGGAAAGGGCTTCGAGGAGCCCAAGGTCGACGCGGTGATCTTCCGGCAGAATACCGAAGGTCTCTACGTCGGCGTGGAGTGGACAAATCCGCCGGCGGAGGTTCGCAAGGCCCTGGAGCTTCATCCGCGAATGAAGCCGTTCAAGAATGTTCCCGGCGAGGACCTGGCCGTCTCGACGCGGATCTTTACCCGCGCGGCCTGCCGTCGAATCGTCAACGAGGCCTTCGCGTATGCCAAGAAATTCGGGTATCGCTCGGTGACGGTATGTGAGAAGCCCAATGTTATCCGCGAGACGTCGGGCATGATGTTGGCCGAGGCGCAGGCGGTTCACTCGGATTACCCCGACATCCAGCTCTGGGACACGAACATCGACGCCCAGATGATGTGGCTCACCAAGAATCCGGAGGACTACGGCGTCATCGTGTCGGGCAACATGTTCGGCGACATCGTCTCCGATGGATTCGCGGGACTGGTGGGGGGGCTAGGCTTCGCGTGCAGCGCCAACCTCGGGCGCGAGGTGGCCGTATTCGAGCCCACGCACGGCTCGGCGCCAAAGTACGAGATGCTGAATCCGCCGATCGTCAATCCCATCGCCATGATCCTCAGCGCGTGCATGATGCTGGATCATCTGGGCGAGCAGCAGAAGTCGGACCGGATCCGCAAGGCGGTGGCGGCGGTCATCGCCGAAGGCAGAGTGCGCACGTACGACATGATGCGCCTTGCCGGTGGGGCCAAAGTCATCGGGCAGGGAGCGGCGGCGACCACGCAGATGACGGACGCGATTCTGAAAAAGCTGTAG
- the lysF gene encoding homoaconitase, whose translation MAQTLIEKIAQRYAVGLEAGHEVHAGDFLSVKPAHIMTHDNTSAVIPKFESMGAKGVFDRTQPVFAIDHDIQNHSEENLRKYADIEAFAKRHGIAFYPAGRGIGHQVMVEEGFALPGMFVVGSDSHSNLYGAMAALGTPVVRTDAAAIWATGRTWWQVPDIVKVELTGRLRPGVSGKDVIITLCGVFNQDDVLNCCVEFTGPGVAHLRMDERLAIANMTTEWGALAGVFPYDKTTRDYLTSRYEVMQARGDQHPRITPELIERIESELPEADADAFYAKVLTLDLGAVVPFVAGPNEVKTIAPLPEIQRKNVKVDKAYLLSCVNGRLADFVEAAMIVDGHHIAPHVKFYIAAASSEVEEEAKRLGHWQTLVDAGAIALPPGCGPCIGLGEGVLADGEVGISATNRNFKGRMGSPKSQVYLASPAVVAASAVEGRISAPGELGGDGSVEELRKQCRVRVATEPAQSTTSVKIIEGFPKSMEGELLWIPKDNLNTDGIYGKDYTYKEGMSPDEMGAVAMLNYDPEFQKIARKSDIMVGGFNFGSGSSREQAATALKFRGIQMLIAGSYSQTYKRNAFNNGYVVIECPQLVEDLKKAFATNKALTIRTSWSAKVDFQASRLEIANSDGANNTYSFSPLGEVAQELVVQGGFEEVIRRQIQQ comes from the coding sequence ATGGCACAGACGCTGATTGAGAAGATTGCCCAGCGCTACGCGGTCGGACTTGAAGCGGGGCACGAAGTTCATGCCGGCGACTTCCTTTCCGTCAAACCCGCCCACATCATGACGCATGACAACACCTCGGCCGTGATTCCCAAGTTCGAGAGCATGGGGGCGAAGGGCGTTTTCGACCGCACCCAGCCGGTTTTCGCCATCGACCACGACATCCAGAACCACAGCGAGGAGAACCTCCGCAAGTATGCGGATATCGAGGCGTTTGCGAAGCGTCACGGGATCGCGTTTTACCCGGCCGGTCGCGGTATCGGACATCAAGTAATGGTGGAGGAGGGCTTTGCGCTTCCGGGGATGTTCGTCGTCGGTTCGGACTCGCACTCCAATCTGTACGGAGCGATGGCGGCACTGGGAACGCCCGTGGTTCGAACGGATGCGGCGGCGATTTGGGCGACCGGACGAACGTGGTGGCAGGTGCCGGACATCGTCAAGGTGGAGTTGACCGGCCGATTGCGTCCCGGGGTCTCGGGCAAGGATGTTATCATCACCCTCTGCGGCGTGTTCAATCAGGACGACGTGCTCAACTGCTGCGTGGAGTTCACCGGTCCCGGGGTGGCGCACCTGCGCATGGATGAACGTCTGGCCATCGCCAACATGACCACCGAGTGGGGGGCACTGGCCGGCGTCTTCCCGTACGACAAGACGACGCGCGATTACTTGACGTCGCGCTACGAAGTAATGCAGGCTCGAGGCGACCAACATCCGCGGATCACGCCGGAGCTCATCGAACGCATCGAGTCCGAACTCCCGGAGGCTGACGCAGATGCGTTTTATGCCAAGGTCTTAACACTGGATCTTGGTGCGGTTGTTCCCTTCGTTGCCGGCCCGAATGAAGTAAAGACCATCGCGCCGCTGCCGGAAATCCAGAGAAAGAACGTCAAGGTCGACAAGGCCTACTTGTTGAGCTGCGTCAACGGGCGCCTCGCCGATTTCGTTGAGGCAGCGATGATCGTGGACGGCCATCACATCGCGCCGCATGTCAAGTTCTACATCGCTGCGGCGTCGAGCGAAGTCGAAGAGGAAGCCAAGCGGCTGGGCCATTGGCAGACGCTGGTGGATGCGGGGGCGATTGCCCTGCCGCCCGGTTGCGGTCCATGCATCGGGCTGGGAGAGGGTGTGCTGGCGGATGGCGAGGTGGGCATCTCCGCCACGAACCGCAACTTCAAGGGCCGGATGGGATCGCCGAAGTCGCAGGTCTATCTGGCCAGTCCCGCGGTTGTGGCGGCATCGGCGGTGGAAGGGCGCATTTCCGCACCGGGCGAGTTGGGCGGGGACGGATCGGTCGAGGAGCTTCGCAAGCAGTGCCGGGTGCGTGTTGCGACAGAGCCGGCGCAAAGCACGACTTCCGTGAAGATCATCGAGGGATTCCCGAAATCGATGGAAGGCGAGCTGCTCTGGATTCCCAAGGACAACCTCAATACCGACGGTATCTACGGCAAGGACTACACCTACAAGGAAGGAATGTCACCAGACGAGATGGGTGCGGTGGCCATGCTCAACTACGACCCCGAGTTCCAGAAGATTGCCCGCAAGAGCGACATCATGGTCGGGGGGTTCAACTTCGGCTCCGGCTCCTCGCGCGAGCAGGCGGCGACGGCATTGAAGTTCCGCGGAATCCAGATGCTCATCGCCGGGTCGTATTCGCAGACCTACAAGCGCAACGCGTTCAACAACGGGTACGTGGTCATCGAGTGCCCGCAACTCGTCGAGGATCTGAAGAAGGCGTTCGCAACGAACAAGGCGTTGACGATCCGCACGAGTTGGTCGGCCAAGGTGGATTTCCAGGCGTCGAGGCTGGAGATTGCTAATTCGGATGGGGCGAACAATACGTACAGCTTCTCCCCGCTGGGCGAAGTGGCCCAGGAACTGGTCGTGCAAGGCGGATTCGAAGAGGTGATTCGGCGGCAGATTCAGCAGTAG
- a CDS encoding HDIG domain-containing protein, with amino-acid sequence MRQEIERLLPEINEIHDPELRGKVLAVWEDAITAGGWKPAELEKIPFTLLAGDIKMNFIEHVRSCVRMCLVVEVVLNEMWGTRVPIHHDHLVAGALLADVGKPIEYVRKDGKPAKGHRGDMLRHPFSGVGMCWKHGLPDEVMHIVATHSKEGDHVQRTIESIIFHHADFIDFDIACALGKRGK; translated from the coding sequence ATGCGTCAGGAAATTGAAAGGCTGCTTCCCGAGATCAACGAGATTCACGATCCGGAGCTGCGCGGTAAGGTGCTGGCCGTGTGGGAGGACGCCATCACCGCGGGCGGCTGGAAACCCGCGGAGCTGGAGAAGATTCCCTTCACGTTGCTGGCCGGCGATATCAAGATGAACTTCATCGAGCACGTCCGCTCCTGTGTGCGCATGTGCCTGGTTGTCGAGGTGGTGCTCAACGAAATGTGGGGTACGCGCGTGCCGATCCACCACGACCACCTCGTGGCCGGGGCGCTGCTGGCGGACGTGGGCAAACCGATCGAGTATGTCCGCAAGGACGGCAAGCCGGCCAAGGGGCACCGGGGTGACATGCTGCGGCATCCCTTCAGCGGCGTGGGCATGTGCTGGAAGCACGGCCTGCCGGATGAAGTCATGCACATCGTCGCCACGCACTCCAAGGAAGGCGATCACGTGCAGCGGACGATCGAGTCCATCATCTTCCATCACGCGGATTTCATCGATTTCGATATCGCCTGCGCCCTGGGCAAGAGAGGAAAGTAG
- a CDS encoding MmgE/PrpD family protein, translating to MPTITETIARWATSLRYEDIPPDAVNAAKRFLYDTIGCGLGGFQTHDVKIFLDYLREMKGSGPCTVIGAGDRMNPVDAAMVNALMIRAMDYNDIYWKQDPSHPSDLLSAPLALAERARLGGKDLIVGIILAYEMGMRVCHIAVPGIRERGWHHATLMGYCAPVVAGRMLGLSWEQMQHAIGIASVRTFTLGCAVAGKLTMMKNTVSPMATRAGVEAALLAQKGYTGPEGVIEGKEGMTHCLGKEWDMSWITDQLGQRFMIGDCGMKSYPIEALMHSPVSATLHIMHEHHLKAENVENVLIESIARAADILSDPAKYDPQSKESADHSLPYCIAAAVAEGRVTPLEFKENKLWDQRLRAQMKKVKVVANAEFEKAFPAKQCTRVTITTVDGKKHVHQLDVPKGDPRDPMTDDELKVKFDALAEPVMSAARRDALRKAIFSLENLANVGELMKLTVSDK from the coding sequence ATGCCGACCATTACCGAGACCATCGCACGCTGGGCGACTTCGCTTCGATACGAGGACATCCCGCCGGATGCGGTCAACGCGGCCAAGCGCTTCCTGTACGACACGATCGGCTGCGGGCTGGGCGGGTTTCAGACGCACGACGTCAAGATTTTCCTTGATTACCTGCGGGAGATGAAAGGGAGCGGGCCGTGTACCGTCATCGGCGCCGGGGATCGCATGAACCCAGTTGATGCTGCCATGGTCAACGCCCTGATGATCCGTGCGATGGACTACAATGACATCTATTGGAAGCAGGATCCGTCCCATCCCTCAGACCTGCTTTCCGCGCCGCTGGCCCTGGCGGAGCGGGCGAGACTCGGCGGCAAGGACCTGATTGTCGGCATCATTCTCGCCTACGAAATGGGCATGCGTGTGTGTCACATCGCCGTGCCCGGCATCCGCGAGCGTGGCTGGCATCACGCGACGTTGATGGGTTATTGCGCTCCGGTCGTCGCGGGACGCATGCTGGGGCTCTCCTGGGAGCAAATGCAGCATGCCATCGGCATTGCCAGCGTGCGTACGTTCACCCTGGGTTGCGCCGTCGCGGGCAAGCTCACCATGATGAAGAACACGGTGAGCCCGATGGCCACGCGGGCGGGCGTGGAAGCGGCGCTGCTCGCCCAGAAGGGCTACACAGGTCCGGAAGGCGTCATCGAGGGCAAGGAGGGCATGACTCACTGCCTCGGCAAGGAGTGGGACATGAGCTGGATTACCGACCAGCTTGGCCAGCGCTTCATGATCGGCGATTGCGGCATGAAGTCCTATCCGATCGAGGCGCTCATGCACTCGCCCGTTTCGGCTACGCTGCACATCATGCACGAGCATCACCTGAAGGCCGAGAACGTGGAGAACGTTCTGATCGAGAGCATCGCCCGCGCGGCCGACATCCTGTCCGATCCCGCGAAGTACGATCCGCAGAGCAAGGAGTCGGCCGATCACAGTCTGCCGTATTGCATCGCCGCGGCGGTCGCAGAGGGCCGGGTCACCCCGCTGGAATTCAAGGAGAACAAGCTCTGGGACCAGCGTCTGCGGGCGCAGATGAAAAAGGTCAAGGTCGTAGCCAACGCGGAGTTCGAGAAGGCGTTCCCGGCGAAGCAATGCACGCGCGTGACCATTACAACCGTGGACGGCAAGAAACACGTTCATCAGTTGGACGTTCCCAAGGGTGATCCGCGTGATCCGATGACCGACGATGAGCTCAAGGTGAAGTTCGACGCCCTGGCGGAGCCGGTGATGTCCGCGGCGCGACGTGATGCGCTCCGCAAAGCGATCTTCTCGCTGGAAAATCTGGCGAACGTCGGCGAGTTGATGAAACTGACAGTGTCAGACAAATGA